The segment ATTCCGATTCCGAAAAAAATGGATAACGTCAACCCTAAAGCAGTATCTTCCTTAATTCTGGAGAAGCGGGTAATTCCGTTGATCGCCATGGATGCCAAGATACCCGTGATAGTGGCACCAATTAAAAAAAAGAAAGGGCTTTTGGATCCTGTCAACAAAAAAGCAAGACATATCCCTGGCAATGCGGAGTGAGCCAGTACGTCACCCATTAAGCCTCTATTGCGCAGAAAGGCGAATGAGCCCAAGACACCGCTGGAAAGTCCCAGTAGAACCGTGCCAGTCAAAACCCATAATGCATTGGGGTTGGATATAAATAGTTGAATGGATTCTATGATGTTCATCACTGATCACCTCATTGCGGCTGCTTCAGGCTCCGGGATCACCGTTAAACGACCACCATATGCTTTTTGCAGGTTTTCTGCCGTGAAAACTTCCTGGGTGGGCCCTGTTGCAATTTGACGAAGGTTGAGCATAATTAACCAATCGAAGTATTCCTGAACGGTTTGAAGATCGTGGTGAACGACCAAAACCGTTTTTTGTTGAGCTTTCAATTCATTCAGGATCTGTATGATTGCTTTTTCCGTTGCGGTGTCCACACCGACAAACGGTTCATCCATAAAATAAATCTTGGCATCCTGTGCCAAGGAGCGGGCCAAAAAAACACGTTGTTGTTGTCCCCCGGACAATTGACTGATCTGGCGATTGGCAAAATCCGACATGCCTACTTTTTCCAAACAATGATAGGCGAACTCTCGATCTTTGGAACTGGGCCGTTTAAACCACCCCAAGCGACCGTAGCGACCCATTAAAACCACATCCAAAGCGTTGGTGGGAAAGTCCCAGTCCACAGATTCCCGCTGTGGTACATAACCGATGATAGAACGCTGTTCTTTATAGGTTTTACCGTAGATGCGGACCTCACCGCCGGTCAGGGGGAGAAGTCCCATGATGGCCTTGATCAGTGTCGATTTTCCGGCACCATTGGGGCCGACGATTCCGATCAGATTTCCCTCCGGTGCATCAAACTGAATATCTCGTAATACCGGTTTGCGGTGATAAGCCACAGAGAGGCCTCGTACCGAAACGGGGCTATTTACTGGTTCCATGATCCTGCCTCCCATTCTGTCATCCAAATATGTTAATTTAAGGCGTTGACGATGGTATTTACATTATAGCGAACCATGCCGATATAGTTTCCTTCCGGTGTTCCTTTTTCACCCAGCGCGTCGGAAAAGAGCTCTCCACCGATTTCAATGTGATGTCCTTTTTTGGCAGTCCCTTTCACAACAGCTTCGATAGAGCGCTTTGGCACACTGGATTCAATGAAAACAGCTTTGATTTTCCGTTCAGCCAACAGGTCAACAATTCGTTGAACATCCTTCAAGCCATACTCTGAAGCAGTGCTGATCCCTTGTAACCCTACGACCTCAATGTCATAGGCACGTCCGAAATAACCGAATGCATCATGGGCGGTTACCAGGACACGACGTTTTTTCGGAATGGCAGCAACCTCTTTTTTGATGTTCTGATCCAGCTCATGAAGTTGTGCAAGATATTTCTCACTGTTTTCTCTGTAATCTGATTCATGATCAGGATCCGCTTCAATCAAGGCTTCCTCCGTTCGCTTTACAGCCTCGGTCCAAAGGCTGACATCAAACCAGATATGGGGATCGTACTCATTTGGGCCGGTTTTTATCAGTTTGCTTTTATCGATTTTTTCTGCGACGGCAATGACTGGTTTTTTGTTTGATATCTTGTTAAATATGTCTGTCATTTTACCTTCCAGATAGAGACCGTTGTAGAAGATCATATCCGCCTGATCCAACTTCCGGATATCTCCCTGGGAAGCTTTGTAAAGGTGCGGGTCCACTCCCGGTCCCATCAGGCCTTCCACCTGTACGTGTTCGCCGCCTACGTTTTTTACGATGTCCGCCACCATACCCGTTGTAGTGGTTACTAGAATCTTACCCTCACCACCGGATGCTACTGTGGGCTTGCTGCTTTCACATGCATGGAGGAGCAAGGCGGGAAAAACAAACAGGCAGATGAGGGGGAGTGCCCAGGCTTTTCCGATTTTTTTATTTCCTCTTTTCATTGGTGATCGATTCCCTTCCTAAATTGATTGGACGGAGACAAAACTTAACACCTTGGACAGGAATGTTTTCTGCGAGTCATACTTTTTCCTTCGGTAATGAATGTTTCCCTAGAACAACTTTTGTTTTTATTTTAAAAGGGAACTTGAGTCCTGTCAATACTTAAAATAAGGGGCCTGATTTGTACCCATTCCTGTGTTACTCTGATCTCGGCAATGATATATTCAACTGGGACAGTATCGGAGTTTCTTCTGGTAAGCATTCTCTGCTTTTTTCCTGATGCTTCAGTATTTGTGGGTGCTGTGTAGGGAGATGAAAATTCCGTCAAAGGGATGCAGGGGGTAGGGAGCAAAATGGAAGGCAAGATTCTTATTGTGGATGATGAAATACAATTACTGGACTCTGTGAGTCGCTTTTTAAGGCAAGAGGGGTTTAAAACTGAAACGATGTCAGATGGGCGGAAAGCACCCCTGATACTTAAGGAATCTTCTGCGGATTTAGTATTGTTGGATTGGATGATGCCAGAGAAAAGCGGATTGGAAATATGTAGGGATATCCGAAGTTTTTCAGATGTGCCGATCATTTTTTTAACAGCGAAATCAGAGGAGACGGATAAGCTTTTGGGACTGGAATTGGGTGGGGATGATTATATTACAAAACCTTTTTCCATGCGGGAATTGTCGACACGGATTCGGGTTGTGCTACGCCGTGTCAGGAAGCAGGAAACCATACCTGATAAACCGGAGATCATTCAGCGTGGCTCGATTACCATAGATCCCAGTCGTCATCAGGTGTGGATCGCTACACAAGAATTAGTCTTGACTCCCACAGAGTATCAACTTCTCATCGTATTGGTTCGAACTCCGGGAAGGGTATACAGTCGTTTGCAGTTGGTAGAAATGGTATTGGGAGAAGAGTATCTCGGCTATGAACGTTCCATTGACACCCATATTCACAACTTACGCAAAAAGATGGAACAAGCAGCCGGAAAAAAAG is part of the Kroppenstedtia pulmonis genome and harbors:
- a CDS encoding metal ABC transporter ATP-binding protein, with the translated sequence MEPVNSPVSVRGLSVAYHRKPVLRDIQFDAPEGNLIGIVGPNGAGKSTLIKAIMGLLPLTGGEVRIYGKTYKEQRSIIGYVPQRESVDWDFPTNALDVVLMGRYGRLGWFKRPSSKDREFAYHCLEKVGMSDFANRQISQLSGGQQQRVFLARSLAQDAKIYFMDEPFVGVDTATEKAIIQILNELKAQQKTVLVVHHDLQTVQEYFDWLIMLNLRQIATGPTQEVFTAENLQKAYGGRLTVIPEPEAAAMR
- a CDS encoding response regulator transcription factor: MEGKILIVDDEIQLLDSVSRFLRQEGFKTETMSDGRKAPLILKESSADLVLLDWMMPEKSGLEICRDIRSFSDVPIIFLTAKSEETDKLLGLELGGDDYITKPFSMRELSTRIRVVLRRVRKQETIPDKPEIIQRGSITIDPSRHQVWIATQELVLTPTEYQLLIVLVRTPGRVYSRLQLVEMVLGEEYLGYERSIDTHIHNLRKKMEQAAGKKEWIQTVFGVGYKFGEEH
- a CDS encoding metal ABC transporter solute-binding protein, Zn/Mn family, producing MKRGNKKIGKAWALPLICLFVFPALLLHACESSKPTVASGGEGKILVTTTTGMVADIVKNVGGEHVQVEGLMGPGVDPHLYKASQGDIRKLDQADMIFYNGLYLEGKMTDIFNKISNKKPVIAVAEKIDKSKLIKTGPNEYDPHIWFDVSLWTEAVKRTEEALIEADPDHESDYRENSEKYLAQLHELDQNIKKEVAAIPKKRRVLVTAHDAFGYFGRAYDIEVVGLQGISTASEYGLKDVQRIVDLLAERKIKAVFIESSVPKRSIEAVVKGTAKKGHHIEIGGELFSDALGEKGTPEGNYIGMVRYNVNTIVNALN